A portion of the Cryptomeria japonica chromosome 5, Sugi_1.0, whole genome shotgun sequence genome contains these proteins:
- the LOC131855978 gene encoding pathogenesis-related protein 1C-like, protein MMKISFMWLVLVVCFLQLCTGQDLQTQFLSPHNDARSQVGVGPLVWDDTVAAYAQNYANQRMADCALQHSGGQYGENIFWGQGAEFSPADAVNSWVSEKQYYDYNSNSCAQGEECGHYTQVVWRNSQKLGCARVKCNDGAIFITCNYDPPGNYVGQKPY, encoded by the coding sequence ATGATGAAGATTTCGTTCATGTGGCTTGTTCTGGTCGTGTGCTTCCTGCAATTGTGCACAGGGCAGGACTTGCAAACACAATTTTTAAGCCCTCACAATGACGCAAGATCTCAAGTGGGAGTTGGCCCTCTGGTGTGGGACGATACTGTGGCTGCCTATGCGCAAAACTATGCTAATCAACGCATGGCGGACTGTGCTTTGCAGCATTCGGGTGGACAGTATGGAGAAAACATTTTCTGGGGACAAGGTGCAGAGTTCTCACCCGCAGATGCCGTGAATTCATGGGTTAGTGAAAAGCAATATTACGATTATAATTCCAATTCATGTGCTCAAGGGGAGGAGTGCGGACATTATACCCAAGTGGTGTGGAGAAATTCGCAGAAGCTTGGGTGTGCTCGTGTTAAATGTAATGATGGGGCCATTTTCATCACCTGCAATTACGATCCGCCTGGGAATTACGTTGGGCAGAAGCCTTACTGA